One segment of Rosa chinensis cultivar Old Blush chromosome 6, RchiOBHm-V2, whole genome shotgun sequence DNA contains the following:
- the LOC112174882 gene encoding uncharacterized protein LOC112174882 isoform X2, translated as MEPQSHFLLPHSASSELSDSSPESMTSVTLGRAISSLLSARPKKLHDAVSRLSPLPLTSTGPASVSGSLDDSLRFLLHYLNDAARRNEPLDEILIPMLDNSLKNKDSKHGGQAMVVLNWLFQDGFVFEAIAMALVRVISTKDDRFVVLGWCTFVRAVLEYESSVTQFPMNGIKERYPDLLKILASCIPHLSVVLHKGGTLQDGYELPSRLAVSAADCFLALSEALIRKAKVPSNKPKLSDSKAQKRPVTLVALDGGDKKAKPAPESLDASNMELDYILWDHLEEVLGLVQKLLAWSRKSRPLHAKGLEQVLKWLHEIKGHYRNVKAETGSKVIKTGILLLSSCWKHYGMLMHLEDQKFSQHYKELLDQYLAGIQFYAGHTENKDGSSETIKFFLNCLCLLLGRFDSKKFESVVSEYGMRISQVLVPQLHSAADDVIDGVVCIFKALIFKQKSPGSSLTDTGEVDAVLPLMIHLLDERDGTARAVVLLIAEYCLMSRDSQCLKEVIERLASENVQQRRNAVDVISEVIRMSSDSKYVHTQLSWHDIAKHLIVLLEDEETAIQEQASSLLPLIDPSLVLPALVNLIYSGDERLQSTASDACVVVLKYHSENAEVICMLLDCLSNLSQNVNQDTGSKLESDRVLRLIPEWSKSVQSWNFLIEPLIDKMFAEPSNANIVRFLSHISEHLAEAADVVLSCVLMHAKRRKDSFSRLECQTDKSEDSEKMQQTLFEHLCPLLVIKMLPLRVFNNLDSTIMYGQLSNQGIVHDCQDINAINQDTVTALLLKRTFCEFEFNDVRKLAAELCGRIHPQVLIPIICSQLEYAAGSQDIIKIKACLFSVCTSLVVRGRESLSHPGMLKIRKTLETMLLWPSLDGDEVSRAQHGCIDCMALMVCAELQDPESSNIVGTKKNLGDAALRNSVLVHVINQLTQDKDLPVSESNSDDVKCMSEVPVPLSFYLCMANVLISACQKISDSGKKPFARRSLPRLIRAIEVITKSEIRAACTQVLFSAVYHLKSTLLPYSMDLLKVSLKALQKGSEKERMAGAKLMGSLMASDDAIIQSISGGLVEARSVLLSISLTDPSPELRQVSKKLLACLTS; from the exons ATGGAACCACAAAGCCACTTCCTACTCCCCCACTCCGCCTCGTCGGAGTTATCAGACTCATCACCGGAGTCCATGACGTCAGTCACTCTCGGCCGAGcaatctcctctctcctctccgccCGCCCCAAAAAGCTCCACGACGCCGTTTCGCggctctctcctctccctctcACCTCCACCGGCCCCGCCTCCGTCTCAGGCTCCCTCGACGACTCCCTCCGCTTCCTCCTCCACTACCTAAACGACGCTGCTCGGCGCAACGAGCCTCTCGATGAAATTCTCATCCCTATGCTCGATAAC TCATTGAAGAACAAGGACTCGAAGCACGGCGGCCAGGCTATGGTGGTTTTGAACTGGCTATTTCAGGACGGTTTTGTTTTCGAAGCTATTGCCATGGCTCTGGTAAGAGTGATTTCGACGAAGGATGATCGGTTTGTTGTGCTTGGCTGGTGTACTTTTGTACGTGCTGTATTGGAGTATGAGAGCTCTGTTACTCAATTTCCGATGAATG GGATAAAGGAGAGGTATCCTGATTTGTTGAAGATACTCGCTTCGTGCATTCCACATCTCTCAGTTGTTCTGCACAAAGGAGG CACTTTGCAGGATGGATATGAACTGCCTTCTCGCCTTGCGGTGTCTGCTGCTGATTGTTTTCTGGCTCTCTCGGAAGCATTGATCAGAAAAGCTAAAGTTCCAAGTAACAAGCCAAAGTTATCAGATTCAAAGGCACAAAAGCGGCCGGTTACTTTGGTGGCCCTTGATGGTGGTGATAAAAAAGCAAAACCAGCTCCTGAATCTTTAGATGCCTCAAACATGGAATTGGACTATATACTTTGGGATCATTTAGAGGAAGTTCTTGGTCTAGTACAGAAACTCCTTGCT TGGAGCAGAAAAAGCCGACCCTTACATGCCAAAGGATTGGAGCAAGTGCTTAAGTGGTTGCACGAGATTAAAGGACATTATCGTAACGTGAAAGCTGAG ACAGGCTCGAAGGTTATCAAAACTGGAATATTGCTACTGTCTTCTTGTTGGAAGCATTATGGCATGCTAATGCATTTGGAAGATCAGAAATTTTCCCAGCATTACAAAGAATTGTTGGATCAATACTTAGCAGGCATACAG tttTATGCAGGTCACACTGAGAATAAGGATGGGAGTTCTGAGACCATAAAGTTTTTCCTGAATTGTTTATGCCTTCTACTGGGGCGATTTGATAGCAAGAAATTTGAGAGTGTAGTCTCAGAATATGGGATGAGGATATCTCAGGTTCTTGTACCACAG CTTCATTCTGCTGCTGATGATGTTATAGACGGGGTTGTGTGCATATTCAAAGCATTAATATTTAAGCAAAAATCACCTGGAAGCAGTCTCACCGACACCGGAGAGGTGGATGCTGTGCTTCCATTGATGATTCACCTTCTAGATGAACGGGATGGCACAGCTAGAGCTGTGGTTCTGCTTATAGCAGAATACTGCTTGAT GAGCAGAGACAGTCAGTGCCTTAAAGAAGTTATTGAGCGCCTTGCTTCTGAAAATGTCCAACAGAGGAGGAATGCAGTTGATGTTATATCAGAAGTCATACGTATGTCGTCAGATTCAAAATACGTACATACCCAGCTATCATG GCACGATATAGCAAAGCACTTGATTGTGCtacttgaagatgaagaaactgcAATTCAGGAACAAGCATCCAGTTTGCTTCCATTAATTG ACCCTTCATTAGTTTTACCTGCTTTAGTTAATCTGATTTACTCCGGGGATGAAAGATTGCAATCAACTGCCAGTGATGCCTGTGTTGTGGTGCTCAAATATCATAGCGAGAATGCTGAAGTTATATGTATGCTGCTTGACTGTCTTAG CAACCTCAGCCAAAATGTAAATCAAGACACAG GATCAAAATTGGAGAGCGATCGAGTGCTTAGGCTAATCCCAGAGTGGTCTAAAAGT GTCCAAAGCTGGAACTTCTTGATTGAACCGTTGATTGACAAGATGTTTGCAGAGCCATCCAACGCAAACATTGTGAGGTTTTTGAGTCATATAAGTGAGCACTTGGCAGAAGCTGCTGATGTGGTGCTCTCTTGTGTTCTAATGCATGCTAAACGACGTAAAGA CAGCTTCTCTAGATTGGAGTGTCAGACTGATAAAAGTGAGGACTCTGAAAAAATGCAACAGACGCTTTTTGAACACCTTTGCCCATTGCTTGTAATTAAGATGCTTCCGCTGAGAGTATTTAATAATCTCGATTCAACTATCATGTATGGTCAACTTTCCAATCAAGGCATTGTTCATG ACTGTCAAGATATCAATGCCATCAATCAGGATACAGTTACTGCTCTTCTTTTGAAAAG GACATTTTGTGAGTTTGAATTCAACGATGTTCGGAAACTTGCTGCTGAGCTCTGTGGGCGTATTCATCCTCAA GTGCTAATTCCAATCATCTGCTCCCAGTTAGAATATGCTGCTGGTTCTCAGgatataataaagattaaagCTTGTTTGTTTTCAGTTTGCACGTCCCTTGTG GTTAGAGGCCGGGAATCACTTTCTCATCCTGGTATGCtgaaaattagaaaaacatTAGAGACAATGCTATTATGGCCTTCTCTGGATGGGGATGAAG TTTCCAGAGCACAGCATGGATGCATCGATTGCATGGCACTAATGGTATGTGCTGAGCTGCAAGATCCAGAATCATCTAACATTGTTGGGACAAAAAAGAATCTTG GTGATGCTGCATTGAGAAACTCTGTCCTCGTGCACGTGATCAACCAACTTACACAAGATAAAGACCTGCCTGTTTCAGAATCCAACTCGGATGATGTCAAATGCATGAGTGAGGTGCCAGTTCCACTCTCATTTTACCTGTGCATGGCTAATGTTCTCATCAGTGCTTGCCAAAAGATATCAGACTCTGGCAAGAAACCTTTTGCTCGAAGATCTCTTCCACGTCTCATTCGTGCCATTGAG GTGATTACAAAGTCAGAGATCAGAGCTGCATGTACTCAAGTTCTCTTTTCAGCTGTGTACCATCTGAAATCTACACTTCTTCCTTACTCCATGGATCTTCTTAAAGTCTCATTAAAAGCTCTTCAAAAGGGATCAGAGAAG GAAAGGATGGCAGGTGCAAAACTAATGGGGTCTCTAATGGCTAGTGATGATGCAATCATACAAAGTATATCTGGGGGATTAGTAGAAGCAAGATCTGTACTGTTGAGTATATCTTTGACAGATCCTTCACCTGAATTACGTCAAGTCAGCAAAAAGTTGCTAGCATGCCTAACTTCTTGA
- the LOC112174882 gene encoding uncharacterized protein LOC112174882 isoform X1 has protein sequence MEPQSHFLLPHSASSELSDSSPESMTSVTLGRAISSLLSARPKKLHDAVSRLSPLPLTSTGPASVSGSLDDSLRFLLHYLNDAARRNEPLDEILIPMLDNSLKNKDSKHGGQAMVVLNWLFQDGFVFEAIAMALVRVISTKDDRFVVLGWCTFVRAVLEYESSVTQFPMNGIKERYPDLLKILASCIPHLSVVLHKGGTLQDGYELPSRLAVSAADCFLALSEALIRKAKVPSNKPKLSDSKAQKRPVTLVALDGGDKKAKPAPESLDASNMELDYILWDHLEEVLGLVQKLLAWSRKSRPLHAKGLEQVLKWLHEIKGHYRNVKAEAGSKVIKTGILLLSSCWKHYGMLMHLEDQKFSQHYKELLDQYLAGIQFYAGHTENKDGSSETIKFFLNCLCLLLGRFDSKKFESVVSEYGMRISQVLVPQLHSAADDVIDGVVCIFKALIFKQKSPGSSLTDTGEVDAVLPLMIHLLDERDGTARAVVLLIAEYCLMSRDSQCLKEVIERLASENVQQRRNAVDVISEVIRMSSDSKYVHTQLSWHDIAKHLIVLLEDEETAIQEQASSLLPLIDPSLVLPALVNLIYSGDERLQSTASDACVVVLKYHSENAEVICMLLDCLSNLSQNVNQDTGSKLESDRVLRLIPEWSKSVQSWNFLIEPLIDKMFAEPSNANIVRFLSHISEHLAEAADVVLSCVLMHAKRRKDSFSRLECQTDKSEDSEKMQQTLFEHLCPLLVIKMLPLRVFNNLDSTIMYGQLSNQGIVHDCQDINAINQDTVTALLLKRTFCEFEFNDVRKLAAELCGRIHPQVLIPIICSQLEYAAGSQDIIKIKACLFSVCTSLVVRGRESLSHPGMLKIRKTLETMLLWPSLDGDEVSRAQHGCIDCMALMVCAELQDPESSNIVGTKKNLGDAALRNSVLVHVINQLTQDKDLPVSESNSDDVKCMSEVPVPLSFYLCMANVLISACQKISDSGKKPFARRSLPRLIRAIEVITKSEIRAACTQVLFSAVYHLKSTLLPYSMDLLKVSLKALQKGSEKERMAGAKLMGSLMASDDAIIQSISGGLVEARSVLLSISLTDPSPELRQVSKKLLACLTS, from the exons ATGGAACCACAAAGCCACTTCCTACTCCCCCACTCCGCCTCGTCGGAGTTATCAGACTCATCACCGGAGTCCATGACGTCAGTCACTCTCGGCCGAGcaatctcctctctcctctccgccCGCCCCAAAAAGCTCCACGACGCCGTTTCGCggctctctcctctccctctcACCTCCACCGGCCCCGCCTCCGTCTCAGGCTCCCTCGACGACTCCCTCCGCTTCCTCCTCCACTACCTAAACGACGCTGCTCGGCGCAACGAGCCTCTCGATGAAATTCTCATCCCTATGCTCGATAAC TCATTGAAGAACAAGGACTCGAAGCACGGCGGCCAGGCTATGGTGGTTTTGAACTGGCTATTTCAGGACGGTTTTGTTTTCGAAGCTATTGCCATGGCTCTGGTAAGAGTGATTTCGACGAAGGATGATCGGTTTGTTGTGCTTGGCTGGTGTACTTTTGTACGTGCTGTATTGGAGTATGAGAGCTCTGTTACTCAATTTCCGATGAATG GGATAAAGGAGAGGTATCCTGATTTGTTGAAGATACTCGCTTCGTGCATTCCACATCTCTCAGTTGTTCTGCACAAAGGAGG CACTTTGCAGGATGGATATGAACTGCCTTCTCGCCTTGCGGTGTCTGCTGCTGATTGTTTTCTGGCTCTCTCGGAAGCATTGATCAGAAAAGCTAAAGTTCCAAGTAACAAGCCAAAGTTATCAGATTCAAAGGCACAAAAGCGGCCGGTTACTTTGGTGGCCCTTGATGGTGGTGATAAAAAAGCAAAACCAGCTCCTGAATCTTTAGATGCCTCAAACATGGAATTGGACTATATACTTTGGGATCATTTAGAGGAAGTTCTTGGTCTAGTACAGAAACTCCTTGCT TGGAGCAGAAAAAGCCGACCCTTACATGCCAAAGGATTGGAGCAAGTGCTTAAGTGGTTGCACGAGATTAAAGGACATTATCGTAACGTGAAAGCTGAGGCAG GCTCGAAGGTTATCAAAACTGGAATATTGCTACTGTCTTCTTGTTGGAAGCATTATGGCATGCTAATGCATTTGGAAGATCAGAAATTTTCCCAGCATTACAAAGAATTGTTGGATCAATACTTAGCAGGCATACAG tttTATGCAGGTCACACTGAGAATAAGGATGGGAGTTCTGAGACCATAAAGTTTTTCCTGAATTGTTTATGCCTTCTACTGGGGCGATTTGATAGCAAGAAATTTGAGAGTGTAGTCTCAGAATATGGGATGAGGATATCTCAGGTTCTTGTACCACAG CTTCATTCTGCTGCTGATGATGTTATAGACGGGGTTGTGTGCATATTCAAAGCATTAATATTTAAGCAAAAATCACCTGGAAGCAGTCTCACCGACACCGGAGAGGTGGATGCTGTGCTTCCATTGATGATTCACCTTCTAGATGAACGGGATGGCACAGCTAGAGCTGTGGTTCTGCTTATAGCAGAATACTGCTTGAT GAGCAGAGACAGTCAGTGCCTTAAAGAAGTTATTGAGCGCCTTGCTTCTGAAAATGTCCAACAGAGGAGGAATGCAGTTGATGTTATATCAGAAGTCATACGTATGTCGTCAGATTCAAAATACGTACATACCCAGCTATCATG GCACGATATAGCAAAGCACTTGATTGTGCtacttgaagatgaagaaactgcAATTCAGGAACAAGCATCCAGTTTGCTTCCATTAATTG ACCCTTCATTAGTTTTACCTGCTTTAGTTAATCTGATTTACTCCGGGGATGAAAGATTGCAATCAACTGCCAGTGATGCCTGTGTTGTGGTGCTCAAATATCATAGCGAGAATGCTGAAGTTATATGTATGCTGCTTGACTGTCTTAG CAACCTCAGCCAAAATGTAAATCAAGACACAG GATCAAAATTGGAGAGCGATCGAGTGCTTAGGCTAATCCCAGAGTGGTCTAAAAGT GTCCAAAGCTGGAACTTCTTGATTGAACCGTTGATTGACAAGATGTTTGCAGAGCCATCCAACGCAAACATTGTGAGGTTTTTGAGTCATATAAGTGAGCACTTGGCAGAAGCTGCTGATGTGGTGCTCTCTTGTGTTCTAATGCATGCTAAACGACGTAAAGA CAGCTTCTCTAGATTGGAGTGTCAGACTGATAAAAGTGAGGACTCTGAAAAAATGCAACAGACGCTTTTTGAACACCTTTGCCCATTGCTTGTAATTAAGATGCTTCCGCTGAGAGTATTTAATAATCTCGATTCAACTATCATGTATGGTCAACTTTCCAATCAAGGCATTGTTCATG ACTGTCAAGATATCAATGCCATCAATCAGGATACAGTTACTGCTCTTCTTTTGAAAAG GACATTTTGTGAGTTTGAATTCAACGATGTTCGGAAACTTGCTGCTGAGCTCTGTGGGCGTATTCATCCTCAA GTGCTAATTCCAATCATCTGCTCCCAGTTAGAATATGCTGCTGGTTCTCAGgatataataaagattaaagCTTGTTTGTTTTCAGTTTGCACGTCCCTTGTG GTTAGAGGCCGGGAATCACTTTCTCATCCTGGTATGCtgaaaattagaaaaacatTAGAGACAATGCTATTATGGCCTTCTCTGGATGGGGATGAAG TTTCCAGAGCACAGCATGGATGCATCGATTGCATGGCACTAATGGTATGTGCTGAGCTGCAAGATCCAGAATCATCTAACATTGTTGGGACAAAAAAGAATCTTG GTGATGCTGCATTGAGAAACTCTGTCCTCGTGCACGTGATCAACCAACTTACACAAGATAAAGACCTGCCTGTTTCAGAATCCAACTCGGATGATGTCAAATGCATGAGTGAGGTGCCAGTTCCACTCTCATTTTACCTGTGCATGGCTAATGTTCTCATCAGTGCTTGCCAAAAGATATCAGACTCTGGCAAGAAACCTTTTGCTCGAAGATCTCTTCCACGTCTCATTCGTGCCATTGAG GTGATTACAAAGTCAGAGATCAGAGCTGCATGTACTCAAGTTCTCTTTTCAGCTGTGTACCATCTGAAATCTACACTTCTTCCTTACTCCATGGATCTTCTTAAAGTCTCATTAAAAGCTCTTCAAAAGGGATCAGAGAAG GAAAGGATGGCAGGTGCAAAACTAATGGGGTCTCTAATGGCTAGTGATGATGCAATCATACAAAGTATATCTGGGGGATTAGTAGAAGCAAGATCTGTACTGTTGAGTATATCTTTGACAGATCCTTCACCTGAATTACGTCAAGTCAGCAAAAAGTTGCTAGCATGCCTAACTTCTTGA
- the LOC112174882 gene encoding uncharacterized protein LOC112174882 isoform X3 — protein sequence MEPQSHFLLPHSASSELSDSSPESMTSVTLGRAISSLLSARPKKLHDAVSRLSPLPLTSTGPASVSGSLDDSLRFLLHYLNDAARRNEPLDEILIPMLDNSLKNKDSKHGGQAMVVLNWLFQDGFVFEAIAMALVRVISTKDDRFVVLGWCTFVRAVLEYESSVTQFPMNGIKERYPDLLKILASCIPHLSVVLHKGGTLQDGYELPSRLAVSAADCFLALSEALIRKAKVPSNKPKLSDSKAQKRPVTLVALDGGDKKAKPAPESLDASNMELDYILWDHLEEVLGLVQKLLAWSRKSRPLHAKGLEQVLKWLHEIKGHYRNVKAEAGSKVIKTGILLLSSCWKHYGMLMHLEDQKFSQHYKELLDQYLAGIQFYAGHTENKDGSSETIKFFLNCLCLLLGRFDSKKFESVVSEYGMRISQVLVPQLHSAADDVIDGVVCIFKALIFKQKSPGSSLTDTGEVDAVLPLMIHLLDERDGTARAVVLLIAEYCLMSRDSQCLKEVIERLASENVQQRRNAVDVISEVIRMSSDSKYVHTQLSWHDIAKHLIVLLEDEETAIQEQASSLLPLIDPSLVLPALVNLIYSGDERLQSTASDACVVVLKYHSENAEVICMLLDCLSNLSQNVNQDTGSKLESDRVLRLIPEWSKSVQSWNFLIEPLIDKMFAEPSNANIVRFLSHISEHLAEAADVVLSCVLMHAKRRKDFSRLECQTDKSEDSEKMQQTLFEHLCPLLVIKMLPLRVFNNLDSTIMYGQLSNQGIVHDCQDINAINQDTVTALLLKRTFCEFEFNDVRKLAAELCGRIHPQVLIPIICSQLEYAAGSQDIIKIKACLFSVCTSLVVRGRESLSHPGMLKIRKTLETMLLWPSLDGDEVSRAQHGCIDCMALMVCAELQDPESSNIVGTKKNLGDAALRNSVLVHVINQLTQDKDLPVSESNSDDVKCMSEVPVPLSFYLCMANVLISACQKISDSGKKPFARRSLPRLIRAIEVITKSEIRAACTQVLFSAVYHLKSTLLPYSMDLLKVSLKALQKGSEKERMAGAKLMGSLMASDDAIIQSISGGLVEARSVLLSISLTDPSPELRQVSKKLLACLTS from the exons ATGGAACCACAAAGCCACTTCCTACTCCCCCACTCCGCCTCGTCGGAGTTATCAGACTCATCACCGGAGTCCATGACGTCAGTCACTCTCGGCCGAGcaatctcctctctcctctccgccCGCCCCAAAAAGCTCCACGACGCCGTTTCGCggctctctcctctccctctcACCTCCACCGGCCCCGCCTCCGTCTCAGGCTCCCTCGACGACTCCCTCCGCTTCCTCCTCCACTACCTAAACGACGCTGCTCGGCGCAACGAGCCTCTCGATGAAATTCTCATCCCTATGCTCGATAAC TCATTGAAGAACAAGGACTCGAAGCACGGCGGCCAGGCTATGGTGGTTTTGAACTGGCTATTTCAGGACGGTTTTGTTTTCGAAGCTATTGCCATGGCTCTGGTAAGAGTGATTTCGACGAAGGATGATCGGTTTGTTGTGCTTGGCTGGTGTACTTTTGTACGTGCTGTATTGGAGTATGAGAGCTCTGTTACTCAATTTCCGATGAATG GGATAAAGGAGAGGTATCCTGATTTGTTGAAGATACTCGCTTCGTGCATTCCACATCTCTCAGTTGTTCTGCACAAAGGAGG CACTTTGCAGGATGGATATGAACTGCCTTCTCGCCTTGCGGTGTCTGCTGCTGATTGTTTTCTGGCTCTCTCGGAAGCATTGATCAGAAAAGCTAAAGTTCCAAGTAACAAGCCAAAGTTATCAGATTCAAAGGCACAAAAGCGGCCGGTTACTTTGGTGGCCCTTGATGGTGGTGATAAAAAAGCAAAACCAGCTCCTGAATCTTTAGATGCCTCAAACATGGAATTGGACTATATACTTTGGGATCATTTAGAGGAAGTTCTTGGTCTAGTACAGAAACTCCTTGCT TGGAGCAGAAAAAGCCGACCCTTACATGCCAAAGGATTGGAGCAAGTGCTTAAGTGGTTGCACGAGATTAAAGGACATTATCGTAACGTGAAAGCTGAGGCAG GCTCGAAGGTTATCAAAACTGGAATATTGCTACTGTCTTCTTGTTGGAAGCATTATGGCATGCTAATGCATTTGGAAGATCAGAAATTTTCCCAGCATTACAAAGAATTGTTGGATCAATACTTAGCAGGCATACAG tttTATGCAGGTCACACTGAGAATAAGGATGGGAGTTCTGAGACCATAAAGTTTTTCCTGAATTGTTTATGCCTTCTACTGGGGCGATTTGATAGCAAGAAATTTGAGAGTGTAGTCTCAGAATATGGGATGAGGATATCTCAGGTTCTTGTACCACAG CTTCATTCTGCTGCTGATGATGTTATAGACGGGGTTGTGTGCATATTCAAAGCATTAATATTTAAGCAAAAATCACCTGGAAGCAGTCTCACCGACACCGGAGAGGTGGATGCTGTGCTTCCATTGATGATTCACCTTCTAGATGAACGGGATGGCACAGCTAGAGCTGTGGTTCTGCTTATAGCAGAATACTGCTTGAT GAGCAGAGACAGTCAGTGCCTTAAAGAAGTTATTGAGCGCCTTGCTTCTGAAAATGTCCAACAGAGGAGGAATGCAGTTGATGTTATATCAGAAGTCATACGTATGTCGTCAGATTCAAAATACGTACATACCCAGCTATCATG GCACGATATAGCAAAGCACTTGATTGTGCtacttgaagatgaagaaactgcAATTCAGGAACAAGCATCCAGTTTGCTTCCATTAATTG ACCCTTCATTAGTTTTACCTGCTTTAGTTAATCTGATTTACTCCGGGGATGAAAGATTGCAATCAACTGCCAGTGATGCCTGTGTTGTGGTGCTCAAATATCATAGCGAGAATGCTGAAGTTATATGTATGCTGCTTGACTGTCTTAG CAACCTCAGCCAAAATGTAAATCAAGACACAG GATCAAAATTGGAGAGCGATCGAGTGCTTAGGCTAATCCCAGAGTGGTCTAAAAGT GTCCAAAGCTGGAACTTCTTGATTGAACCGTTGATTGACAAGATGTTTGCAGAGCCATCCAACGCAAACATTGTGAGGTTTTTGAGTCATATAAGTGAGCACTTGGCAGAAGCTGCTGATGTGGTGCTCTCTTGTGTTCTAATGCATGCTAAACGACGTAAAGA CTTCTCTAGATTGGAGTGTCAGACTGATAAAAGTGAGGACTCTGAAAAAATGCAACAGACGCTTTTTGAACACCTTTGCCCATTGCTTGTAATTAAGATGCTTCCGCTGAGAGTATTTAATAATCTCGATTCAACTATCATGTATGGTCAACTTTCCAATCAAGGCATTGTTCATG ACTGTCAAGATATCAATGCCATCAATCAGGATACAGTTACTGCTCTTCTTTTGAAAAG GACATTTTGTGAGTTTGAATTCAACGATGTTCGGAAACTTGCTGCTGAGCTCTGTGGGCGTATTCATCCTCAA GTGCTAATTCCAATCATCTGCTCCCAGTTAGAATATGCTGCTGGTTCTCAGgatataataaagattaaagCTTGTTTGTTTTCAGTTTGCACGTCCCTTGTG GTTAGAGGCCGGGAATCACTTTCTCATCCTGGTATGCtgaaaattagaaaaacatTAGAGACAATGCTATTATGGCCTTCTCTGGATGGGGATGAAG TTTCCAGAGCACAGCATGGATGCATCGATTGCATGGCACTAATGGTATGTGCTGAGCTGCAAGATCCAGAATCATCTAACATTGTTGGGACAAAAAAGAATCTTG GTGATGCTGCATTGAGAAACTCTGTCCTCGTGCACGTGATCAACCAACTTACACAAGATAAAGACCTGCCTGTTTCAGAATCCAACTCGGATGATGTCAAATGCATGAGTGAGGTGCCAGTTCCACTCTCATTTTACCTGTGCATGGCTAATGTTCTCATCAGTGCTTGCCAAAAGATATCAGACTCTGGCAAGAAACCTTTTGCTCGAAGATCTCTTCCACGTCTCATTCGTGCCATTGAG GTGATTACAAAGTCAGAGATCAGAGCTGCATGTACTCAAGTTCTCTTTTCAGCTGTGTACCATCTGAAATCTACACTTCTTCCTTACTCCATGGATCTTCTTAAAGTCTCATTAAAAGCTCTTCAAAAGGGATCAGAGAAG GAAAGGATGGCAGGTGCAAAACTAATGGGGTCTCTAATGGCTAGTGATGATGCAATCATACAAAGTATATCTGGGGGATTAGTAGAAGCAAGATCTGTACTGTTGAGTATATCTTTGACAGATCCTTCACCTGAATTACGTCAAGTCAGCAAAAAGTTGCTAGCATGCCTAACTTCTTGA